From Streptomyces sp. CMB-StM0423, a single genomic window includes:
- a CDS encoding ABC transporter ATP-binding protein, with protein sequence MTGLTKTGAVGEPVPAAATEASSFLDIRDLKVHFPTDDGVVKSVDGLSFQLEKGKTLGIVGESGSGKSVTSLAVMGLHTAGQYGKRRRAQLSGEIWLNGQELLSAEPDTVRRLRGREMSMIFQDPLSALHPYYKIGYQIVEAYRVHHDVDKKTARKRAIEMLDRVGIPQPDKRVDDYPHQFSGGMRQRAMIAMALVNNPELLIADEPTTALDVTVQAQILDLIRDLQKEFGSAVIIITHDLGVVAELADDIVVMYGGRCVERGSAEQIFDRPQHPYTWGLLGSMPRIDREATDRLVPVKGSPPSLINVPGGCAFHPRCPYADVPADNASRTVRPELRQVGSGGTPASEGAAGGGGHFVACHLRQEDRERIYTEEIAPKL encoded by the coding sequence GTGACCGGTCTGACGAAGACGGGCGCCGTCGGCGAGCCGGTACCGGCCGCCGCCACCGAAGCGTCGTCGTTCCTGGACATCCGGGACCTCAAGGTCCACTTCCCGACCGACGACGGCGTGGTGAAGTCCGTCGACGGGCTGTCCTTCCAACTGGAGAAGGGCAAGACCCTCGGTATCGTGGGCGAGTCGGGCTCCGGCAAGTCCGTCACCTCGCTGGCCGTCATGGGCCTGCACACCGCCGGGCAGTACGGCAAGCGCCGGCGGGCGCAGCTCTCCGGCGAGATCTGGCTCAACGGGCAGGAGCTGCTGTCCGCGGAGCCCGACACGGTGCGCCGGCTGCGCGGCCGCGAGATGTCGATGATCTTCCAGGACCCGCTCTCCGCGCTGCACCCGTACTACAAGATCGGGTACCAGATCGTCGAGGCGTACCGCGTCCACCACGACGTCGACAAGAAGACCGCGCGCAAGCGGGCCATCGAGATGCTCGACCGGGTCGGCATCCCGCAGCCCGACAAGCGCGTCGACGACTACCCGCACCAGTTCTCCGGCGGCATGCGGCAGCGCGCGATGATCGCGATGGCGCTGGTGAACAACCCCGAACTGCTCATCGCCGACGAGCCGACGACCGCGCTGGACGTCACCGTGCAGGCGCAGATCCTCGACCTGATCCGGGATCTGCAGAAGGAGTTCGGCTCCGCGGTCATCATCATCACCCACGACCTCGGCGTGGTCGCCGAACTGGCCGACGACATCGTGGTGATGTACGGCGGCCGGTGCGTGGAGCGGGGCTCGGCCGAGCAGATCTTCGACCGGCCGCAGCACCCGTACACCTGGGGTCTGCTCGGCTCGATGCCGCGCATCGACCGCGAGGCCACCGACCGGCTCGTCCCGGTCAAGGGCAGCCCGCCGAGCCTCATCAACGTGCCCGGCGGATGCGCGTTCCACCCCCGCTGCCCGTACGCGGACGTGCCCGCGGACAACGCCAGCCGCACCGTACGGCCCGAGCTGCGCCAGGTCGGCAGTGGGGGCACCCCCGCCAGTGAGGGCGCAGCCGGCGGGGGAGGCCACTTCGTCGCCTGCCACCTGCGGCAGGAAGACCGGGAGCGCATCTACACCGAAGAGATTGCGCCGAAGCTGTGA
- the ligA gene encoding NAD-dependent DNA ligase LigA: MGADSVARERHRLLAEQIEEHRFRYYVTTPVISDADFDKLLRELEALEEEHPELRTPDSPTQKVAGVYETEFTSVQHRERMLSLDNAFTDEELDAWADRMARELDPQPYHLLCELKVDGLAVSLTYEHGRLVRGATRGDGRAGEDITPNIRTIGEIPHRLQGENIPDLVEIRGEVYFSLGDFQKLNADLVAEGKPPFANPRNSAAGSLRQKNPQISASRPLHMVVHGIGALEGARFDRLSGAYDLLKEWGLPTSPYTKVVDGIDGVRAYIAGYADRRHDVAYEFDGVVVKLDEIALQGRLGSTSRAPRWAIAWKFPPEEVNTKLVDIRVGVGRTGRVTPYAVVEPVTVAGSEVEFATLHNQDVVRAKGVLIGDTVALRKAGDVIPEIMGPLSDLRDGSEREFVMPAECPECGTALKPMKEGDIDLRCPNARSCPAQLRERLFYLAGRRCLDIENFGYVAATALTQPLEPAEPPLRDEGGLFDLKVEDLLPIKSYVLDQDTGLPKRDPETGEEKVVTFFANKEGNPKKNTELMLGHIRAAKDRPLARVIAGLSIRHVGPVAAEALAREFRSIDRIMAASEEELAAAEGVGPTIAASLTQWFAEDWHREIVERWRAAGVRMEEEAKESEGSRPLEGLTVVVTGTLQSHTRDGAKEALQTRGAKVTGSVSKKTDFVVSGDNPGSKYDKAVQLKLAILDDAGFAVLLEQGPDAARDAALPPPE; encoded by the coding sequence GTGGGTGCGGACAGCGTGGCGCGTGAGCGTCATCGGCTGCTGGCGGAGCAGATCGAGGAGCACCGCTTCAGGTACTACGTGACGACGCCCGTCATCAGCGACGCCGACTTCGACAAGCTGCTGCGGGAGCTGGAGGCGCTGGAGGAGGAGCACCCGGAGCTGCGCACGCCCGACTCGCCGACCCAGAAGGTCGCAGGGGTGTACGAGACGGAGTTCACCTCCGTCCAGCACCGTGAGCGGATGCTCTCCCTGGACAACGCGTTCACGGACGAGGAGCTGGACGCCTGGGCCGACCGGATGGCCAGGGAGCTGGACCCGCAGCCGTACCACCTGCTGTGCGAGCTGAAGGTCGACGGCCTCGCGGTCAGCCTGACGTACGAGCACGGCCGGCTGGTCCGCGGCGCCACCCGCGGCGACGGCCGCGCCGGCGAGGACATCACGCCCAACATCCGCACCATCGGCGAGATCCCGCACCGGCTCCAGGGGGAGAACATCCCGGATCTCGTGGAGATCCGCGGCGAGGTGTACTTCTCGCTCGGGGACTTCCAGAAGCTCAACGCGGACCTGGTGGCCGAGGGCAAGCCCCCCTTCGCCAACCCGCGCAACTCCGCGGCCGGTTCGCTGCGCCAGAAGAACCCCCAGATCAGCGCCTCCCGCCCGCTGCACATGGTGGTCCACGGCATCGGCGCGCTCGAAGGCGCCCGCTTCGACCGCCTCTCCGGGGCGTACGACCTGCTCAAGGAGTGGGGCCTGCCCACCTCGCCGTACACGAAGGTGGTCGACGGCATCGACGGCGTACGGGCCTACATCGCCGGCTACGCCGACCGCCGGCACGACGTGGCGTACGAGTTCGACGGCGTCGTGGTCAAGCTCGACGAGATCGCCCTCCAGGGCCGCCTGGGCTCCACGTCCCGCGCGCCGCGCTGGGCCATCGCGTGGAAGTTCCCGCCGGAGGAGGTCAACACCAAGCTGGTCGACATCCGCGTCGGCGTCGGGCGCACCGGCCGGGTCACGCCGTACGCGGTGGTCGAGCCGGTGACGGTGGCGGGATCCGAGGTCGAGTTCGCCACGCTGCACAACCAGGACGTGGTCAGGGCCAAGGGCGTCCTCATCGGCGACACGGTCGCGCTGCGCAAGGCGGGCGACGTGATCCCCGAGATCATGGGCCCGCTGAGCGACCTCAGGGACGGCAGTGAGCGGGAGTTCGTGATGCCCGCGGAGTGCCCCGAGTGCGGGACGGCGCTCAAGCCCATGAAGGAGGGCGACATCGACCTGCGCTGCCCCAACGCCCGCTCCTGCCCCGCCCAGCTCCGCGAGCGGCTGTTCTATCTCGCAGGCCGCCGCTGCCTGGACATCGAGAACTTCGGGTACGTCGCCGCGACGGCGCTCACCCAGCCGCTGGAGCCGGCGGAGCCGCCGCTCAGGGACGAGGGCGGCCTGTTCGACCTGAAGGTCGAGGACCTGCTGCCCATCAAGTCGTACGTCCTCGACCAGGACACCGGACTGCCCAAGCGCGACCCGGAGACGGGCGAGGAGAAGGTCGTCACCTTCTTCGCCAACAAGGAGGGCAACCCGAAGAAGAACACCGAGCTGATGCTCGGTCACATCCGGGCCGCCAAGGACCGGCCGCTGGCCCGGGTCATCGCCGGGCTGTCCATCCGGCACGTCGGCCCCGTCGCCGCGGAGGCGCTGGCCCGCGAGTTCCGCTCCATCGACCGGATCATGGCGGCGAGCGAGGAGGAGCTGGCCGCGGCCGAGGGCGTAGGGCCCACCATCGCGGCCTCGCTGACGCAGTGGTTCGCCGAGGACTGGCACCGCGAGATCGTCGAGCGCTGGCGCGCGGCGGGCGTGCGGATGGAGGAGGAGGCGAAGGAGTCGGAGGGTTCGCGTCCGCTGGAGGGTCTGACGGTCGTCGTCACGGGCACGCTCCAGTCGCACACCAGGGACGGCGCGAAGGAGGCACTGCAGACCCGGGGGGCCAAGGTGACGGGTTCGGTCTCGAAGAAGACCGACTTCGTCGTCTCCGGCGACAACCCCGGGTCCAAGTACGACAAGGCCGTGCAGTTGAAGCTCGCCATCCTCGACGACGCGGGCTTCGCCGTCCTTTTGGAGCAGGGCCCCGACGCCGCCCGCGACGCCGCCCTGCCCCCGCCCGAGTAA
- a CDS encoding TIGR00730 family Rossman fold protein, translated as MNICVFLSAADLDERYTAPARHFAELLGKRGHTLVWGGSDVGLMKVVADGVQEHGGRLVGVSVTFLADKARAGADEMVIAGDLAERKAELLGRSDAVVIMVGGTGTLDEATEILELKKHGLHAKPVVLLNTAGYYDGLRAQFRRMEAEGFLPLPLTELMFFADDPVAAMTYLEARPAR; from the coding sequence ATGAACATCTGCGTCTTCCTCTCCGCGGCCGACCTCGACGAGCGCTACACGGCGCCCGCCCGCCACTTCGCCGAACTCCTGGGCAAGCGCGGGCACACGCTGGTCTGGGGCGGGTCGGACGTGGGGCTGATGAAGGTGGTCGCCGACGGGGTGCAGGAGCACGGCGGCCGGCTCGTCGGAGTCTCGGTGACGTTCCTGGCCGACAAGGCGCGTGCGGGCGCCGACGAGATGGTGATCGCCGGGGACCTCGCGGAGCGCAAGGCGGAACTGCTCGGCCGCTCCGACGCCGTCGTGATCATGGTCGGCGGCACCGGCACGCTGGACGAGGCCACGGAGATCCTGGAGTTGAAGAAGCACGGGCTGCACGCCAAGCCGGTGGTGCTGCTCAACACCGCGGGGTACTACGACGGGCTGCGGGCGCAGTTCCGGCGGATGGAGGCGGAGGGGTTCCTGCCGCTGCCGCTGACGGAGCTGATGTTCTTCGCCGACGACCCCGTGGCCGCCATGACGTACCTGGAGGCCCGTCCGGCGCGGTGA
- a CDS encoding ABC transporter ATP-binding protein has protein sequence MKDEAVPEKKADKASSPAGYAPTDGGTPTAGDGKGTGAAAAGPADAGGAKATATIPGARMRKKPAAGTEPLLKVSGLTKHFPIRKGLMQRKVGAVQAVDGIDFDVLPGETLGVVGESGCGKSTMGRLITRLLEPTGGTVEFQGRDITHLSTGRMRPLRRDVQMIFQDPYSSLNPRHTVGTIVGAPFKLQNVRPEGGVKKEVQGILERVGLNPEHYNRYPHEFSGGQRQRIGIARALALQPKLIVADEPVSALDVSIQAQVVNLLDDLQQEFGLTYVIIAHDLSVVRHVSDRIAVMYLGKIVELADRTSLYQEPLHPYTKALMSAVPVPDTKRRQQRERILLKGDVPSPISPPTGCRFHTRCWKATQVCKTKEPPLLELKPGRRTACWHPENAPDQAPEDKK, from the coding sequence GTGAAGGACGAGGCTGTGCCCGAGAAGAAGGCCGACAAGGCGAGCTCCCCCGCCGGCTACGCCCCCACTGACGGGGGTACCCCCACTGCGGGGGACGGTAAGGGGACCGGCGCCGCGGCGGCCGGACCTGCCGACGCCGGCGGGGCGAAGGCGACCGCGACCATTCCGGGCGCCCGGATGCGCAAGAAGCCCGCCGCCGGCACCGAGCCGCTGCTGAAGGTCTCCGGGCTGACCAAGCACTTCCCCATCCGCAAGGGCCTGATGCAGCGCAAGGTCGGCGCCGTGCAGGCCGTGGACGGCATCGACTTCGACGTGCTGCCCGGCGAGACGCTGGGCGTCGTCGGCGAGTCCGGCTGCGGCAAGTCCACCATGGGCCGGCTGATCACCCGGCTGCTGGAGCCCACCGGCGGCACCGTCGAGTTCCAGGGCCGGGACATCACGCACCTGAGCACGGGCCGGATGCGCCCGCTGCGCCGCGACGTGCAGATGATCTTCCAGGACCCGTACTCCTCGCTGAACCCGCGGCACACCGTCGGCACCATCGTCGGCGCCCCCTTCAAGCTGCAGAACGTGCGGCCGGAGGGCGGGGTGAAGAAGGAGGTCCAGGGGATCCTGGAGCGGGTCGGGCTCAACCCCGAGCACTACAACCGCTACCCGCACGAGTTCTCCGGCGGCCAGCGCCAGCGCATCGGCATCGCCCGCGCCCTCGCCCTGCAGCCCAAGCTGATCGTGGCGGACGAGCCGGTCTCGGCGCTGGACGTGTCGATCCAGGCGCAGGTGGTCAACCTGCTGGACGACCTCCAGCAGGAGTTCGGCCTCACCTACGTGATCATCGCGCACGACCTGTCCGTCGTCCGGCACGTCTCGGACCGGATCGCGGTCATGTACCTGGGCAAGATCGTCGAACTGGCCGACCGCACCAGCCTGTACCAGGAGCCGCTGCACCCGTACACCAAGGCCCTGATGTCCGCGGTGCCGGTGCCGGACACCAAGCGCCGGCAGCAGCGCGAGCGGATCCTGCTCAAGGGCGACGTGCCCTCGCCGATCTCGCCGCCGACCGGCTGCCGCTTCCACACCCGGTGCTGGAAGGCCACCCAGGTCTGCAAGACCAAGGAGCCGCCGCTGCTGGAGCTGAAGCCCGGCCGGCGCACCGCCTGCTGGCACCCCGAGAACGCGCCCGACCAGGCACCAGAAGACAAGAAGTAG
- a CDS encoding trimeric intracellular cation channel family protein — translation MSDELFTPSLQHWLDLAGIFVFGISGALLAVRKNFDVFGIAVLALATGLGGGLLRDLVIGAVPPAAFTEPGYLFTPLVAALLVVFLHPEVERITSAVMVFDAAGLGLFCVTGTLKAYEYGLGLTSAAVLGLTSAAGGGVVRDLLAGEVPSLLRWDREMYAVPALVGAAATALLIRFGQVGPATATAAAALAFVLRLLALRFRWRAPRAWQRRSRAAGEG, via the coding sequence GTGTCCGACGAGTTGTTCACGCCCTCCCTGCAGCACTGGCTGGACCTCGCGGGGATCTTCGTCTTCGGGATCTCCGGCGCGCTGCTCGCGGTGCGGAAGAACTTCGACGTCTTCGGTATCGCGGTGCTCGCGCTGGCCACCGGGCTCGGCGGCGGGCTGCTGCGGGACCTGGTGATCGGCGCGGTGCCGCCGGCCGCGTTCACCGAGCCGGGGTACCTGTTCACGCCGCTCGTCGCCGCGCTGCTGGTCGTCTTCCTGCACCCCGAGGTGGAGCGGATCACCAGCGCGGTGATGGTCTTCGACGCCGCCGGGCTGGGGCTGTTCTGCGTCACCGGCACGCTCAAGGCGTACGAGTACGGGCTCGGCCTCACCTCCGCCGCCGTCCTCGGGCTGACCAGCGCGGCCGGCGGCGGCGTGGTGCGCGACCTGCTCGCCGGGGAGGTGCCGTCGCTGCTGCGCTGGGACCGGGAGATGTACGCGGTGCCGGCGCTGGTCGGCGCGGCGGCCACCGCGCTGCTGATCCGCTTCGGCCAGGTCGGGCCCGCCACGGCGACGGCCGCGGCGGCGCTGGCGTTCGTGCTGCGGCTGCTGGCGCTGCGCTTCCGCTGGCGGGCCCCGCGCGCCTGGCAGCGGCGCAGCAGGGCGGCAGGGGAGGGCTGA
- the mnmA gene encoding tRNA 2-thiouridine(34) synthase MnmA, translating into MTPRATPTARPARLKVLAAMSGGVDSAVAAARAAAAGHDVTGVHLALSANPQSFRTGARGCCTIEDSHDARRAADVIGIPFYIWDLAERFREDVVEDFVSEYAAGRTPNPCLRCNEKIKFAALLDKALALGFDAVCTGHYAKVVTREDGGRELHRAADAAKDQSYVLGVLDERQLAHAMFPLGETETTKAEIRAEAAERGLFVARKPDSHDICFIADGDTQGFLARRLGAAEGDILDESGARVGTHSGAYGFTVGQRKGLALGHPAPDGRPRYVLDISPVDNTVTVGPAAALDVEALTAISPRWCGAPPAGPGAYTAQLRAHGGETAVTAEVAGGELRVSFAAPVRGVAPGQAVVLYDGTRVVGSATIATTRRAGAPAA; encoded by the coding sequence ATGACACCACGAGCGACACCCACGGCCCGCCCCGCCCGTCTGAAGGTCCTCGCCGCCATGTCCGGCGGCGTGGACTCCGCCGTCGCCGCCGCCCGCGCCGCGGCGGCGGGGCACGACGTCACCGGGGTGCACCTCGCGCTCTCCGCCAACCCGCAGTCCTTCCGCACCGGCGCCCGCGGCTGCTGCACCATCGAGGACTCGCACGACGCCCGCCGCGCCGCCGACGTCATCGGCATCCCCTTCTACATCTGGGACCTCGCCGAGCGGTTCCGCGAGGACGTCGTCGAGGACTTCGTCAGCGAGTACGCCGCGGGCCGTACGCCCAACCCCTGCCTGCGCTGCAACGAGAAGATCAAGTTCGCGGCGCTGCTCGACAAGGCGCTCGCCCTCGGCTTCGACGCGGTGTGCACCGGCCACTACGCGAAGGTCGTCACCCGCGAGGACGGCGGCCGCGAGCTGCACCGCGCGGCGGACGCCGCCAAGGACCAGTCGTACGTCCTCGGCGTGCTGGACGAACGGCAGCTCGCGCACGCGATGTTCCCGCTCGGCGAGACCGAGACCACCAAGGCCGAGATCCGCGCCGAGGCCGCGGAGCGCGGGCTGTTCGTGGCCAGGAAGCCCGACAGCCACGACATCTGCTTCATCGCGGACGGTGACACCCAGGGCTTCCTCGCCCGCCGCCTCGGCGCCGCCGAGGGCGACATCCTGGACGAGTCCGGCGCCCGCGTCGGCACCCACTCCGGCGCGTACGGCTTCACCGTGGGCCAGCGCAAGGGGCTGGCCCTGGGGCATCCGGCCCCCGACGGGCGGCCGCGGTACGTGCTCGACATCTCGCCCGTGGACAACACCGTCACCGTCGGCCCCGCCGCGGCCCTGGACGTCGAGGCGCTGACGGCGATCTCGCCGCGCTGGTGCGGTGCGCCGCCGGCCGGCCCCGGCGCGTACACCGCCCAACTGCGCGCGCACGGCGGCGAGACGGCGGTGACCGCGGAGGTCGCCGGCGGCGAGCTGCGGGTGAGCTTCGCGGCGCCGGTACGCGGGGTGGCACCCGGGCAGGCCGTGGTGCTGTACGACGGCACGCGCGTGGTCGGCTCCGCGACCATCGCCACCACCCGCCGCGCGGGCGCACCGGCGGCGTAG
- a CDS encoding methionine synthase, whose translation MTQTATRPWGAGAATGVGSMPGEDARETARTVTGEVGDFPFLPELPGRGPGADMVGRSVGMLVDVYAHLQPSGWRTADRPGMDTRRARSWLGEDLDALEEFTQGYAGPLKVQATGPWTLAAALELKGGEAALRDPGACRDLAASLAEGLRAHLAEVRRRVPGAEVVLQLDEPSVTAVLTGRVATASGYRTYRAVDRAVVEGTLREVIAAAGATGPAGTPVVVHSCAPDVPFALLHRAGAAAVSYDAALLTQRQDEAVGEAVEGGLGLFAGVVPATANASAGTPAGAGPMSDPAGSVGGVRTLWRRLGLSPQALAGSVVITPACGLAGADPEYARRALAHCVRAAGSLARDPE comes from the coding sequence GTGACTCAGACAGCGACGCGCCCCTGGGGTGCAGGTGCCGCCACCGGCGTGGGCTCCATGCCAGGCGAGGACGCACGGGAGACCGCGCGCACCGTGACCGGCGAGGTCGGCGACTTCCCCTTCCTGCCCGAACTGCCCGGCCGCGGGCCCGGCGCCGACATGGTCGGCCGCAGCGTCGGGATGCTCGTCGACGTCTACGCCCACCTGCAGCCCAGCGGCTGGCGCACCGCCGACCGGCCGGGGATGGACACCCGCAGGGCGCGCTCCTGGCTGGGCGAGGACCTGGACGCGCTGGAGGAGTTCACCCAGGGCTACGCGGGACCGCTGAAGGTCCAGGCCACCGGGCCGTGGACGCTGGCCGCCGCGCTGGAGCTGAAGGGCGGCGAGGCCGCGCTGCGGGACCCGGGCGCCTGCCGCGACCTGGCGGCCTCGCTCGCCGAGGGGCTGCGCGCCCATCTGGCGGAGGTACGCCGCCGGGTGCCCGGCGCCGAGGTGGTGCTGCAGCTCGACGAGCCGTCCGTGACCGCCGTGCTCACCGGCCGGGTCGCCACCGCCAGCGGCTACCGCACCTACCGCGCCGTGGACCGCGCCGTCGTCGAGGGCACCCTGCGCGAGGTGATCGCCGCCGCCGGCGCCACCGGCCCGGCCGGCACCCCGGTGGTCGTCCACTCCTGCGCCCCGGACGTGCCCTTCGCGCTGCTGCACCGCGCGGGCGCCGCGGCCGTGTCGTACGACGCGGCGCTGCTGACCCAGCGCCAGGACGAGGCGGTCGGCGAGGCCGTGGAGGGCGGTCTCGGGCTCTTCGCGGGCGTCGTGCCGGCGACGGCGAACGCGTCCGCGGGCACGCCCGCCGGTGCGGGTCCGATGTCAGACCCTGCAGGTAGCGTCGGGGGTGTCAGGACGTTGTGGCGCAGGCTGGGGCTGTCGCCGCAGGCGCTCGCCGGCAGTGTGGTGATCACTCCGGCGTGCGGCCTCGCGGGCGCAGACCCGGAGTACGCCCGCCGGGCCCTCGCCCACTGCGTCCGTGCGGCAGGGTCCCTCGCCCGGGACCCGGAGTGA
- a CDS encoding SDR family oxidoreductase, with the protein MSENTPATTHLITGAGSGIGEALARRLAARGSAGLWFLVRSEARAAELAERFPGAHSVVADLGAPGGLADALAGQELPAELDSLVHVAGVVELGPVAETTPKVWDETLAVNLTGPAELTRLLLPRLRAARGHVVFVNSGAGLSAGPGWGAYGASKHGLKALADALRAEEAGSGVRVTTVYPGRTATPMQAKVHQQEGREYEPGRWIDPESVATTLLTALDLPRDAQLTDVSVRPGP; encoded by the coding sequence ATGAGCGAGAACACCCCTGCCACCACACATCTGATCACGGGCGCCGGCTCGGGCATCGGCGAGGCGCTGGCCCGGCGGCTGGCCGCGCGCGGGTCCGCCGGGCTCTGGTTCCTCGTCCGCAGCGAGGCCCGCGCCGCGGAGCTGGCGGAGCGCTTCCCGGGCGCGCACTCCGTCGTGGCCGACCTCGGTGCGCCGGGCGGCCTGGCCGACGCGCTGGCCGGACAGGAACTGCCCGCCGAACTGGACTCGCTGGTGCACGTCGCGGGCGTGGTGGAGCTGGGTCCGGTCGCGGAGACCACCCCGAAGGTCTGGGACGAGACGCTGGCGGTCAACCTGACGGGGCCCGCGGAGCTGACCCGGCTGCTGCTGCCGCGGCTGCGGGCGGCGCGGGGGCACGTCGTGTTCGTCAACTCCGGCGCCGGGCTGAGCGCGGGGCCCGGGTGGGGCGCGTACGGCGCGAGCAAGCACGGGCTGAAGGCGCTGGCCGACGCGCTGCGCGCGGAGGAGGCCGGCAGCGGCGTGCGGGTCACCACGGTCTACCCGGGCCGCACCGCCACGCCGATGCAGGCCAAGGTGCACCAACAGGAGGGCCGGGAGTACGAGCCGGGGCGCTGGATCGACCCCGAGTCGGTGGCGACGACCCTGCTGACGGCCCTGGACCTGCCGCGCGACGCCCAGCTCACCGACGTCTCCGTCCGCCCCGGCCCGTAG
- a CDS encoding cysteine desulfurase family protein, translated as MDQAVYLDHAATTPMLPEAVRAMAEHLTATGNASSLHAAGRRARRTVEESRERLAAAFGAWPSEVVFTSGGTEADNLAVKGLYWSRRAEDPARTRVLASPVEHHAVLDAVHWLQKHEGATVDWLPVDAYGRVHPDALRAALERGPAGGAGDVALVTAMWANNEIGTVLPVAELAAVAREYGVPMHSDAVQAAGQAEVGFGASGLAALTLTGHKIGGPYGIGALLLGRGYAPEPLLHGGGQEREVRSGTLDVPAVAAFAVAAELAAERREQFAAEVGALRDALVAAVRAAVPDAVLNGDPDPAGRLPANAHFSFPGCEGDSLLLLLDAQGIACSTGSACTAGVAQPSHVLLAAGADPDLARGTLRFSLGHTSTEADVAALAAAIGPAVARARAAGLT; from the coding sequence ATGGACCAGGCCGTCTACCTCGATCACGCCGCCACCACCCCGATGCTCCCCGAGGCGGTGCGGGCCATGGCCGAACACCTCACCGCCACCGGCAACGCCTCCTCGCTGCACGCGGCGGGCCGCCGGGCCCGGCGCACCGTCGAGGAGTCCAGGGAGCGGCTGGCCGCCGCCTTCGGTGCCTGGCCCAGCGAGGTGGTCTTCACCTCCGGCGGCACCGAGGCGGACAACCTCGCGGTCAAGGGCCTGTACTGGTCGCGGCGGGCCGAGGATCCCGCCCGCACCCGGGTGCTCGCCAGCCCGGTCGAGCACCACGCGGTGCTGGACGCCGTGCACTGGCTGCAGAAGCACGAGGGCGCCACCGTCGACTGGCTGCCCGTCGACGCCTACGGCCGGGTGCATCCCGACGCGCTGCGCGCCGCGCTGGAGCGCGGCCCCGCCGGGGGCGCGGGCGACGTGGCGCTGGTGACCGCGATGTGGGCCAACAACGAGATCGGCACGGTCCTGCCGGTCGCCGAACTCGCCGCCGTGGCACGGGAGTACGGCGTGCCGATGCACTCCGACGCCGTGCAGGCCGCGGGCCAGGCAGAGGTCGGCTTCGGCGCCAGCGGGCTGGCCGCGCTGACGCTCACCGGGCACAAGATCGGCGGCCCGTACGGCATCGGGGCGCTGCTCCTCGGCCGCGGGTACGCGCCGGAGCCGCTGCTGCACGGCGGCGGGCAGGAGCGCGAGGTGCGCTCCGGCACGCTGGACGTGCCGGCGGTCGCGGCGTTCGCGGTGGCGGCGGAGCTGGCCGCGGAGCGGCGCGAGCAGTTCGCCGCCGAGGTGGGCGCGCTGCGCGATGCCCTGGTGGCGGCGGTACGGGCCGCGGTGCCCGACGCGGTGCTCAACGGCGATCCGGACCCGGCCGGGCGGCTGCCCGCCAACGCGCACTTCTCCTTCCCCGGCTGTGAGGGCGACTCCCTGCTGCTGCTCCTGGACGCCCAGGGCATCGCCTGCTCCACCGGCTCCGCGTGCACCGCGGGGGTGGCCCAGCCCAGCCACGTGCTGCTGGCCGCGGGGGCGGACCCGGACCTGGCGCGGGGCACGCTGCGGTTCTCGCTGGGGCACACCTCGACGGAGGCGGACGTGGCGGCGCTGGCGGCGGCGATCGGGCCCGCGGTGGCGCGGGCGCGGGCGGCGGGGCTGACCTGA
- a CDS encoding N-acetylmuramoyl-L-alanine amidase → MPATEGAEPVRGAAEPPADPGPPASGEPRKRSSRRAVLAALGVGAVGAGLGWAGYEQLKHMWWRIPGVDKPRRPGELDYAAAGWAGASEANWRRADRPADYGIDRVVIHVTEGSYAVALKVFGDPGHGAATHYVIRAEDGHVAQTVRELDVAFHAGNREWNERSVGIEHEGFVDRPETLTDVMYRSSAELTADICLRYGIPVDREHIVGHDEVPEATHTDPGPHWDWPRYMRLVRRAHAAADRRAPARPAPGP, encoded by the coding sequence ATGCCGGCGACGGAGGGCGCAGAACCGGTGCGCGGGGCCGCGGAGCCCCCCGCGGATCCCGGCCCGCCCGCGAGCGGGGAGCCGCGCAAGCGCTCCAGCCGCCGCGCCGTGCTCGCCGCCCTCGGCGTGGGCGCGGTCGGTGCCGGCCTCGGCTGGGCCGGGTACGAGCAGCTCAAGCACATGTGGTGGCGGATCCCCGGCGTCGACAAGCCGCGCAGGCCGGGCGAGCTGGACTACGCCGCCGCCGGCTGGGCCGGCGCCTCGGAGGCCAACTGGCGCCGCGCCGACCGCCCCGCGGACTACGGCATCGACCGCGTCGTCATCCACGTCACCGAGGGCAGCTACGCGGTGGCGCTCAAGGTCTTCGGCGACCCGGGCCACGGCGCCGCCACCCACTACGTCATCCGGGCCGAGGACGGGCACGTGGCGCAGACGGTGCGCGAGCTGGACGTGGCGTTCCACGCGGGCAACCGGGAGTGGAACGAGCGGAGCGTCGGCATCGAGCACGAGGGCTTCGTGGACCGCCCGGAGACGCTGACCGACGTCATGTACCGCTCCTCGGCGGAGCTGACCGCGGACATCTGCCTGCGCTACGGCATACCGGTGGACCGGGAGCACATCGTCGGCCACGACGAGGTCCCGGAGGCCACGCACACCGACCCGGGCCCGCACTGGGACTGGCCGCGGTACATGCGCCTGGTGCGCAGGGCGCACGCCGCCGCGGACCGCAGGGCGCCCGCCCGCCCGGCACCCGGCCCCTGA